In Gossypium hirsutum isolate 1008001.06 chromosome D06, Gossypium_hirsutum_v2.1, whole genome shotgun sequence, one genomic interval encodes:
- the LOC121218446 gene encoding germin-like protein 9-3 yields MADFPALNGQSVSYAVLQYLAGSANPPHTDTPAAELSLLTYCIIEVGFVDTTNKLFTQRLQADSIFVLPKRLVHCQFIWAENDSRIVVVSGSRVTSDIMLIDGLIKKGGDR; encoded by the coding sequence ATGGCTGATTTCCCTGCCCTTAATGGACAAAGCGTTTCCTATGCAGTTTTACAGTACCTTGCTGGTTCGGCTAACCCTCCTCATACTGATACTCCTGCCGCCGAGCTTTCGCTTCTCACCTATTGCATAATTGAAGTTGGATTTGTTGACACTACTAACAAGCTCTTTACACAAAGACTTCAAGCCGATTCTATTTTTGTGTTGCCAAAGAGATTAGTCCATTGTCAGTTCATCTGGGCTGAAAACGATTCTAGGATTGTGGTAGTCAGTGGCAGTAGGGTGACCAGTGATATTATGCTCATAGATGGGCTCATCAAAAAGGGTGGAGATCGTTAG
- the LOC107924424 gene encoding E3 ubiquitin-protein ligase At1g63170, with protein sequence MDSSFLEECNQQTDHFPLLMERVESHSDRDHIINITRHDDDTSSSSSRDERPSGVNLTESEDRPSGSTQAATNLTPFSNRLHSRSSSFLRRSDGYGRRRRSPLNSGLWISVELVVTVSQIIASIVVLALSRNEKPQTPLFAWIVGYASGCIATLPILYWRFLNRNVGSDRDLTHSHQGSSNGNPSETTPYTAIAVTQASDEDNNRIIESATRNTRIAGTLSTRLNGLVDHFKMALDCFFAVWFVVGNVWIFGGHSSPSDAPKLYRLCIVFLTFSCIGYALPFILCATICCCLPCIVSILGIQEDFSPTRGASREIINALPTFKFKSKKTGNVNNQEISASEDGVLAAGTAKERVISGEDAVCCICLAKFADDDELRELPCLHVFHVECVDKWLKINASCPLCKTEISESSSGSPLAQDSH encoded by the exons ATGGACAGTTCTTTTCTAGAAGAATGCAATCAGCAAACTGACCATTTCCCTTTGTTAATGGAACGAGTTGAAAGCCATAGTGATCGAGACCACATTATTAACATCACAAGGCATGACGATGATACTTCATCAAGCTCGTCCCGGGATGAGCGACCTTCTGGAGTGAACTTAACAGAGAGTGAAGATAGACCTTCAGGCAGCACACAAGCTGCCACTAATCTGACTCCTTTCTCAAATAGATTGCACTCTAGGAGTTCATCATTCTTGAGGAGAAGTGATGGATATGGTCGACGTCGAAGGAGCCCTTTAAATTCTGGATTATGGATTTCTGTTGAGTTAGTTGTCACTGTGAGTCAGATTATAGCATCTATTGTGGTGCTGGCATTGTCAAGAAACGAAAAGCCTCAAACTCCATTGTTTGCATGGATTGTTGGTTATGCATCTGGTTGTATTGCTACACTTCCTATTCTTTATTGGCGTTTTCTTAACCGCAATGTGGGTAGCGACCGAGATTTGACACACTCACATCAAGGTTCTTCTAATGGCAATCCCAGTGAGACTACACCTTATACAGCTATTGCAGTTACTCAAGCTTCAGATGAGGATAATAATCGCATCATTGAATCCGCTACAAGGAACACTCGGATTGCAGGAACCTTAAGTACAAG GCTCAATGGATTAGTAGACCATTTCAAGATGGCCCTAGATTGTTTTTTCGCAGTGTGGTTTGTCGTTGGCAATGTCTGGATATTTGGAGGTCACTCATCTCCATCTGATGCTCCTAAATTGTACAG GTTATGTATAGTGTTCCTTACTTTTAGCTGTATTGGATATGCCTTGCCATTCATACTATGTGCAACAATTTGTTGCTGCTTGCCCTGCATAGTTTCTATCCTTGGTATCCAAGAGGATTTTTCACCAACCAGAGGAGCCTCCAGGGAAATTATAAATGCATTGCCGACATTCAAATTTAAATCCAAGAAAACCGGAAATGTAAACAATCAGGAAATTTCAGCTAGTGAAGATGGGGTCCTGGCTGCAGGGACGGCAAAGGAACGTGTTATATCCGGGGAAGATGCA GTTTGTTGTATTTGCTTGGCTAAATTTGCAGATGATGATGAGCTGAGGGAGCTGCCGTGCCTCCATGTCTTCCATGTGGAGTGTGTAGATAAATGGTTAAAAATCAATGCGTCTTGTCCCCTATGTAAAACCGAAATTAGTGAGAGCAGCAGTGGTTCACCATTAGCCCAAGATTCGCATTAA